One Candidatus Polarisedimenticolia bacterium genomic window, ATCGAGCGGTCTCGTCGGAGTCCCGAAGGTGCCGTCGCTGTGGCCCGGGAGGAGCAGGACCGTCTCCGAAACCTCATTGGCGACCACCGCGTCCATGCGATCGTCCCCGTCGAAATCGGCGAAGCCGAGGCCCGAGGGCCCGTTCGCCGCGTCTGTCCTTAACGCCTCACCGAAACTTCCGTCACCGCGCCCCGGCAGAACCGCCAGGTCGTCCGACTGATTGTTGGACGTCGCCACATCCTGGAGTCCATCCGCATTGAAGTCGCCGACCACCACATCGGTCGGATCCTGCCCCGTCGGGAAGAAATTCCACGCGAACGTTCCATCGCCGCGCCCGATGTAGATGCTGACCGAGTGACCGGTGTGCCGGATCCCCGCAATGTCCAGGTGACCGTCCGCGTTGAAGTCGCCGACGGCGAGAGCATGGGGAGCGACCACCGCCTCCGTGACGTCCTGCTCGGGAGCGAACGTTCCGTCCCCGCGGCCGGCCAGGAACGACAGATCGCCGGGGCCTTCCGGGTAGAACGCCCGGGTGTTCGCGACCATCAGGTCCACGTGCCCGTCCTCGTTGAAATCCCCGCTGACGAGGTAGACCGGCTCCCGCCCGGCCGGTGTGCCGGTCGCGGGGCCGAACGTGCCGTCCCCGTACCCGGGCGATATCCAGACCTCGCCAGAGGGGCAGTCGACACCGGCCGAGCACGTACTGATGGACGCGAGGTCCGGGTTCCCATCCTCGTCGAAGTCACCCATTGCCACCGCCTTGGGCCGGACTCCCGTAGTCAGGCGTGTCGCGGGAAGGAAGCTGCCGTCGCCCCGGCCGAGGATCACCCACGTTGCGCCGTCGCCCGGCTGAAACGGATCGTTCGCAACGTTGGCAAGCACGAGGTCCTGTCGGGAATCCCGGTTGAGGTCCGCGGCGGCGACGAAAAGCACCCCCGGCTCGAGGGGGATCGAGGTCGCCGTGGCCAGCGTACCGTCCTCCTGACCGAGGGCCACGACCACCCCGCCTGGAGCATAGGTGCTGACGGCTGCATCCGGGATCCCGTCGCCGTTGAAGTCGGCGATCGCGAGATGCGAGGCGCTCGGGACGGGCAGAGCCGGATCAGGGAAGGCCGGCCGCGCGGCGAGATGGCCGACGGTCAGGGCCGCCAGCGACGCCATGATGAGAAGCCGCCGAGGGATGCGGGCCCGGGCCAGGCCGGTACGGGGGGCACGGCGCGGTCGTGATCGCATGTCGCCTCCTGCCTGCGAGGGCTGACCTCGCACAACTCCGGTCCAGGGGGGATTCGACCTA contains:
- a CDS encoding VCBS repeat-containing protein translates to MRSRPRRAPRTGLARARIPRRLLIMASLAALTVGHLAARPAFPDPALPVPSASHLAIADFNGDGIPDAAVSTYAPGGVVVALGQEDGTLATATSIPLEPGVLFVAAADLNRDSRQDLVLANVANDPFQPGDGATWVILGRGDGSFLPATRLTTGVRPKAVAMGDFDEDGNPDLASISTCSAGVDCPSGEVWISPGYGDGTFGPATGTPAGREPVYLVSGDFNEDGHVDLMVANTRAFYPEGPGDLSFLAGRGDGTFAPEQDVTEAVVAPHALAVGDFNADGHLDIAGIRHTGHSVSIYIGRGDGTFAWNFFPTGQDPTDVVVGDFNADGLQDVATSNNQSDDLAVLPGRGDGSFGEALRTDAANGPSGLGFADFDGDDRMDAVVANEVSETVLLLPGHSDGTFGTPTRPLDRFGSADSALADFDRDGHQDLLVSYGSQLGPPMGRMSFLRGLGDGSFGPEIPFAAETLRGPLRVADFDEDGIPDFAVGNLDTSEISIFLGLGDGSFGQERRVSVGPSPGHIAAGDLNGDGHVDLAVVNQGANYPVRLPADISLLLGRGDGTFALEVRFSGVSDVINTAIADFNGDGMGDLAATSESDLWDSVPGELNVFLSLGGGAFDAGRVMTAGKAVFGVVATDVNSDGRTDLVVNNRGVIQREWESGDLALFWPRRRLVRSGQPDRDRRISHLPGAGGCRPGRTDRSRLVQFRRGRLGSVRGR